A region of the Dreissena polymorpha isolate Duluth1 chromosome 6, UMN_Dpol_1.0, whole genome shotgun sequence genome:
AAAACATTGCACGACTTTAAAGCAGACAGCATAACTCCTGTACAGACTGAGTGCATGAGCAAGCTGGTCTGGACGTACGACTGTCGATGGCCTATatggcttaagacccatttttgtgTAACGCAGATCAAATACAAGTTAGAATCAAAGTGATCTTTGTGTGTTTCCAATTCCTCAGGCGGTACAGGTCCCTCGTGTGATACTGGCTGGGGCTGCATGCTGAGATGTGGACAAATGATGCTGGCTCAAGCTTTAGTCAACAGACACCTTGGCAGAGGTATTGATAAAAACTATATTGCATTTTCTTAACACAAACAAGAagcttattttaattgtttgcattATATTATTTGAACTATTTCTCCACAACATATCACTTCATTCCTCAGTAATGTATTACAGTGAAGTATTTTGCTGTATTATACATCACGTTGTACCATTATGCACCAAGGATTTGCAGAATTGGGAGGTATTTGTATCTCTATCACAAGCTGTAGTTTAAtcttttagttttgtttaaacctatttattttagcttgattgaatagaaagcctaaggcttatttgaaacgctctcgagtctgctttctgggactagaaccagtacttgggttgTATGGGGATGATTAAAGGAACACTCCAACAGTgaggatcaaacccgtgacctcccagtcactagggggacaccataccCACCACGCCACAGCAACCTTAAACCTTTATCAGACAATTGATACTACTGGCCACTTCAACTCTATGTCTTTCCCCAGGTTGGCGTTGGCACAGTTCGTCCAGTAAAGATGAACGCTACAGACGTATCCTGGAAATGTTCATGGACAAGAAAAGCTCCTACTTCTCAATACATCAGATTGGTATTGAAACCGCAGATGTTcaacatttattatgaaaatcATGTTTGATAAAGTTATTACACAAATGACTGCCCCTTAACAAATGATCAGTTATTGTCATTGTAAATTGTTTATACCACTTaatcaaatataacaaataattagttattgttattgtaaattgTGAATACCACTTTATCAAAAGCTCGTATATTAAAAAGTTTATTATCGCTCtacctacatgtatttatatttgaaatacttaAAACTGTACAGGACTCTTCCTGTCTATGTAAAGCGACCTTTGGCTCCTCATTTTGTGGAAGATGAGTTGCAAACTtctcaaaattgttaaaaaatgattCGTAACTTTTTTAAAGTGTGAAAAATAAGTCCGGATTGtctttaatttgtgaaaaattgtggcaaacttcttaaaattgtgaaaattttagtcaCAAACTTCTCAGATTTGTAAAAAAACTGTGATTTTCCAGATGGAAAATAAAGCCCTGCTGTATCTATGTTAGTGTTTTACTCGAGGATCTTTGAATAGCATGGTACAACCAGACAACATATCTACTCTCCTTTTTCAGCCTCTATGGGGGTGTCTGAAGGAAAAACTGTCGGGCAGTGGTTTGGACCAAACACAGTAGCGCAGGTGCTGAAGTAAGTCATATCAGAgtgaaaaaaaattcatttcaacTTCTCAGTGttgttgtatgtgtgtgtgttaccAATTTATGAGGTCATGGCAAACCAGAGGCTGCATTATATGAAGATTTAAAGTGTTATCTCTAAACACTCGTAACACGCCCAAATCACTTCATTATTACCTTGACATTGACTTACCTTTGGTCTCAAATGGGCCATGTAATCATTAATGGCTGGGCTTTCGCTGTGGGGCAAGTGCTTTATTGAACACCACATcttgtttttgtaacaaaaataaacacagaATTAAGACGGTATCCCAAAGgcacaaaataatgtgttttctcaaaaatCAACCCAACATTTCCCAAATATGGCCAATAAAAAGAATATTAGCACCAtgtattataatacaaaaatttCATTTCAACGTTGTATTTCACTGATATACAATTGGAATAATGTAATTGAAATTATACCTGAATTActcttaagtttttggacactcaaAATTTTTGGAGAACCCCTTTTGttttagccaaaataataattttttgtcactgtaaatTTTTGGTCTTGcaggttttcgtccataattaatgactcatttttgttcatattatgttatttacagccctattttaccagatttcttCCTTATTTTCACTTAACTGGTGACACTTGGATCATAGGTTTTTACAGCTGGacattataatgtaaataatcatgtataccagtattaaacaatggtttcacccaacatcATATGAAATGATATGATTTGAAgaaagcagtatgtttaatatttgtacattggttatgcccccggatcgaaagatcgggggtatattgtttttggccagtctgtctgtctgtctgtcattcattcattgtgtgtgtcccaaaactttaacctttgttaaagttttgcgttaacttttgcaatattgaagatagcaacttgatacttggcatgcatgtgtatctcatggagctgcacattttgagtggttaaaggtcaaggtcatccttcaaggtcaaaagtctaaaaaaaaacaaatccaagggaagttataagctttaaaagggagataatttctaaacctgcagggctcgcgctgtcgttcgccacttgagccatttgcgaaaatattgagaatttggctcaagaaaaatccgatttgcgaaaatgctaaaatctcgtaaaatttcattaaaaacagccgccattttaacccgaaactgattttctatatttttctctttgtttcaatgaaagtattcgcaatttgaacagtgaacgaaaaccggtctgcacctctATCGAGAttttgcttgaccttattgttattgaagtgcacatggtagctggccaatcaaaactgagctcgcttacacatgaaatgacgttgtcgaatgaaacgtaaaaatgggtggagctttgaatacacagttaatattgtcgaatgcaaacaaaatagcggccggtcgcaaatgtcgccttataagatttaaaatgaaaataaacgtataaataaattaattatttccaagctgactatcgatctaaattaaagagtgataattaaataattagttctatgtcgttgatgttacacctttctgccgattttcgattgaaatgaaaaggtgataattaattaatttgatcgctttactcacacactatgctaactaacagcggcgtatttttatcaaaggaaaacatgaaaaacacgcgcggtttaatcgcaattaaagtttaattaaagttacgaatttgtaacaCATTGGAAGAGTAATTCATATCGTCTACAATATacatggaagtaaccactttgtccgtacagtcgctaacatggcttctttaaccttaaagcgtcctTATACGAAAATGAGtctgaacaaaaaataataataattcaaacacAAAAAACTAGAccattccaagagtcatggaaagttgataataattggcttcgctttgagaatgaatcaaaatcaatgtactgtgacctatgcattaaggtgcagaattccaacacgttcactgtaggttgcaatatcctgaaaaaagactcggtgacgaaacatgcaaagtctaaaggtaagattttaaagatgagaggaattttaatttgaaattactttgaaatgctatagtctaactatatgtatatatgcagatgaaacaaacgaaaactggttgtcaataggcccaaaacgcaccacagacaatctaggatccaaaaatttttcggggggggggggggggagaggcatgcccccggacccccctagatctgggtggctcaaaaatgttttgggccagcgctagccctgaacctgccaaatgatatattgaaattttatttcaaagcggcgcaattgggggcattgtgtttctgacaaacacatttcttgtttctttaTCATTTGAGGTAAAAGGTAGCAATGATGTGGCGTGGTAGTTTACACGAATGTGCTAttagtcgttgatacaatggaCGCTTTAAATTTTTCATATTCGATTTGATCGCCCATTCAACATTTTAAGAGAGTCTCAAAATTTTAAGTGTCCTTATTGTTTTGTCTTTTAATGTTTGGacaccatttaaaaaaatatgttgtgtactTAAATTTTTTGACacgaaacaaattaattaatttaaagtgtaagaaaacttagagtaattacagtactgtatttataatatttcattttcaccAATTTCATTTGTACCTCGCTATTTTTCCTCATCCAAAAGACACAGGttgttaaaatataaagcaaaccAAAAGTCACTTCTATATTGTATAGCCAGTTTGTCATCTGCCTTTAATAAAAGTCTACCGAATGTTGACAATCATATCTCTccttattgtttttgttttctctttTATTAGTATTACTGTTACATTTGCAGGAAGCTGGTTGTTTATGATGAGTGGAGTTCACTGGCAGTTCATGTGGCCATGGATAACTCTGTCATCATGGATGATATAAGTGAGTTGTCTCCCTTACTGTACTTAGTAatgaccctttcccactcagaggcaaatcaaaaagtgactcgcagtctgttcatgttttatgttgtATGCTGCACATCAGTACATAAGGGTTGGCAATTAAGGCttcaaaactttaatctagttAGAAAGTTCTTCAATTTGATTCTCTAAGGACcacaaatgtgtcaaagtgcGCACCTTAGTGGTAAAGGGCTTACTTGATACTTTTGAATGGAATTAGcaaacattatatgatttaattgtTTCCTATACTCTTTTTTTTTCTGTGTGCATGCTTTTATTGAGATGAATGACTGTATAACAGTAAGATAGGTAATTGGATAATCAATTAGGTATTGAACCCTCGTTCAGTACTGAAAactaatgtacatgtattcattatAACTTCTTAAATACATTAATGCCTGAAGGTAAGTGGCAGGGAATTGTTGTCAGGCTATATGATAAATAACGCCCTTAATTTAAGTTAAGTACGTCTGCATTTTAATTCGAAAAATTTCATGAGAACATATTGCCTATTTAAAAGTAGCTTTATTTTATAACCAAAGCCCCAAAAGGTTATTGATCAGGTAATTGGTAGTGTCTTTAAAGTTGTTTTCTTTAATACTGCCCACACAAAAAATGAagcgattttaaaaaaaaaaatggtgcAGCTTTCATGTGACTAATGATCTATTCAAACCTAACACTATGAACTTATGTTCCTGTAGTACTCCTACATACTGATGATACTAGTGTTCTAAATGATCTCTACTTGTAAATGAATTTAAAGCGTTTTTTATGCCAAtataaagtgtgtgtttttttccaatacAAATTGTTCATTTAACAATTGAATAGTTGAAACTTCATGACCGGTTAAGTTTTCAAATTTAACTGTATTATGTTTGAGTCTTCACACTATTGTGCAAGTTGTATATAACACTTTTTACAGAATGGGTCACCAGtatttttttccaccattttgggaatggagcAATGATTTGGGAAAAATTGCTTGGTTTTGACTAAAATTAGAAAAttagtgtattttatttttaactcacaaatagttaaacattgtttccaatattacataatacattttcTAAGGTTCCATAGATTTGCTAAGGGATATTAACtgaatgttgcattttatttaccaaaaaatatacatatatcttATTTTATTCCGCCCTAAATTCGACCAAAATCAACACTGGTCACTCTTATTATTCACAGAATGTTTATGTAAGTGCAAACACGGGGACGACCTTGGTAAGTGCTCGATACGCCAGGGTTCCAAACGTCACCAGGCTGGTCAACGTAGGCAGGACAGGGACTACATCAGCTTCACGACGTCCAGTGACACCAGCTCATCTGCACTCAACTCTCCCCCTGAACATTCCCCCCGCAGTGTGGACCTGGGGACGTGGAAGCCTTTACTGCTGTTTATACCTCTAAGACTGGGACTCACTGACACCAATGTGGTCTATGTTGAAAGTTTAAAGGTTATTAACattctttttcttttgtttttttaaggtttatactgtgaaatcatttatatTCCTTGGCATGAATTTCCATGGTTTTTCAAAAAGTGGACTTTTTAGTGCACACATCAATTTGTGTATTTTCGATTTTGGAACTTAGGCATTGTCAGGAATTTTAGTTGGTCATTTTCCCATGTATTTGTGTTGAATTTTTTAATTGGACAACTTAGAAAATCAATAAAAAGTAATGTCCCTCGAATAATAATGATAGTATAGTACCTTAAACTATTGGAACCATAGGGGCTTTAAGGAGGTTCCAATTTCATTTTAAGAATTTCAAGCCGCcattttaacaagttttattttatttgagtttAATAGAAGGAatatttattgtaactttataTTACATGTGTAGTATGTTCTGTTCTTATTAGAATATTACACTTGCAGAAGTCTATTTTAGTAAATTATAATTGCAGCCTTGTTTAATGCCCCTGCAAACAAATTTGGGAGTGGTATATTGGAGCCACTCTTGTCAGTCGGTCAGTTAGTCTGTTTGTCAGCATATAATGTTTGAACTTCTTCCTTATTTCACAAGCAATTAAATGGAAACTTGAAATATGCCCTTACAACAAAATGCAGATGTGCAAGCACTGTTTATGCCCAATGATCCATAGGATTATGAGTTATGTGTCCTTGAACTTGGCTATGGttataataacacaattttcatgtGCAGTGATGCACTTTTTCCtcagttatctgctcttgaatTTAGCTATGAGTAATAAAGCAATGCCTGTAAAAAGGGGGGTAGGGGAAATTTTAATAAAACTCTGTGTTTTCTTACTAAAGAAGACTGATTCTCTGTTATATGCCAATACAATGTGCGACatacatttgggccgtgctctgtgaaaaaggagtttaatgcatgtgtgtaaaatgtcagcttttatgatattttttgttaaaagaaagtatcttcgtagtaaaaatcaagtttaggcggaaagtgttgttcctgataagcctgtgtggactgcagtctaatctgggacgatattttatgcacatgcattaaaccccttttttcacgGAGCACAATTTATATGTTACTAAAGTATGATTGTGTTTTCAGAAGTGTTTGAGTCTCAAACAGAGTATAGGAATGATAGGAGGAAAGCCCAACCATGCACACTGGTTTATAGGATATATGGGTGGGTATCAGgctacaaacattacatttttgttgttCAGTTTCAGTATGATGTGTGTTGGAAATAAAATGTATTCCAATTATATAGTATAATTACATAAATGTGAAATATGAAGAGTCTATTTATTATGTTCAAATCATGTTCATATTGCCCATTTTAAATATCCTATAGCTCACTCGATTACATTCCCATTTCATTTTTAATGCTCATGTTCATATTGCCCATGTGCAAGATCCTATAGCTCATGAGATTATATTCCCATTTTGTTTCTAATGCCCATGCCCATGTTCCTATAGCTCATAAGATTATATTCACTTTTTGTTTCTAATGCCCATGCTCATGTACATATTGCCCATGTTCAAGTTCCTATAGCTCATTAGATTATATTCCCATTTTGTTTCTAATGCCCATGCTGATGTTCCTATTGCCCAAGTTCAAGTTCCTATAGCCCATTAGATTATATTCCCAATGTTGTTTCTTGTGTTCATATTGCCTTGAGCCTTGTgttgagaaaactggtcttaatgcatgtgcgtaaagtgtcatgccTTATGAACtggtgcagtctgcgcaggctaatccgGGTTGACACTTTGACCTTAAcctggatttttactaagaagagacttccgtaCAAAAACACCAAAACAGCGGAAAATGGTGTctctgatcagtttgtgttgactgcacaggttaatcttggaaaacacttttcacacatgtatttaacccaaTTTTCCAAGAACATGGCTTATTTAATTGCTCATATTGGTCTCAATTATGTTCCTGTTTGTCCCACATTGATTCTTTCCCATGTTCAGGAGATGAGCTGGTCTACTTGGACCCTCACACCACTCAGATGGTCGTAGAGGCAGACGACATCAACATCAGTGACGAGTCGTACCACTGTCAGTATTCTTCAAGGATGAAAATACTGGACCTAGATCCGTCTATAGCTTTAGTAAGAACATTAACTTTATTGGACCTAGATATGTCTATAGCTTTAGTAAGAACATTCACTTTACGGCACCTAGAGCCCTCTATAGCATTAGTAAAAACATACACTGTACCGGATCTAGATCCCTCTATAGATTTAGTAAGAACATTTTGCAATACTGGATCTAGATCCCTCTATAGCTTTAGTAAGAACATTCACAATAGTGGATATAGATCACTCTATAGATTTAGTAAGAACATATACTGTAATGGATCTAGATCCGTCTATAGCTTTAGTAAGAACATTCACAAAACTGGATCTAGATTCTTCTATATCTTTAGTAAGAACATTCACAATACTGGATCTAGATACCTCTTTAGCTTTAGTAAGAACATTCACAAAACTGGATCTAGATCTCTCTATGGATTTAGTAAGAACATTCACTGTACTGAATCTAGATCTCTCTATAGCGTTAGTAAGAACATTCACAATACCGGATCTAGATCTCTCTATAGCTTTAGTAAGAACATTTACAATACTGGATGTAGATCCCTCTATAGCATTAGTAAGAACACTCCCTGTTAGTCATGgatacaacagtcataaataagCTTTGATCTTGTGAAAAGAtttgcataaagttttgtccttaataaagcctgtgcagtcctcacagccTATTCAGGGACCTCACTTTTCGCTTAAAGAGAATTTTtcgtaagtctcttcttagtataaatcctaggcggaaagtgtcgtcactgataagcctgtgaagacaaatctgggaggacactttacgcacatgtgaGTTTAATGTATTGAAATGCCTGGTACAGTTAAACTGGCCTGGTTTTGTATAAGATATAATCaagaatttttatcttgacaattaTATATGGTCTCACTTAAAACACCAGAATATTTTTTAGAATATTGTCTTATATATTAAACAAGGATATGAAGACTGAACAacccaaaatcaaacaaaaactcAACAAAAAGGTATTTTGACAAAATCGAAtttaacatttacaaaacaacTGTTTCTTATTACAACTACCTACtgatttcttacaattatgacaGTAACACTCACATGTTTTACCAAGAGTAATTTTTCcttgcaaacatatttaaaaaaaatctgatttgcaACTCTGAAAGCAGTGCATACAGTGTATATACAAGACTCAACACAAGTTGAATCCAGTAGAATAGGACAATTTCAATAAAAACTCATTTTATGATATCTAAATGTTCTTTTATTGATTACTGAGACGCATTATGGTTTCGTTTTTCCCTACTGTTTTTACTGTGGTACAGAGAGAattttctaatatatatatagcaaaatttgatttaattgatTATAGGAACACTATAATTTTATGGTTGtgtttttttccagggtttttaCTGCAGTACAGAAGCAGACTTTGAGGATCTTTGTGGTGACCTGAGGCAGTTTGTGACGAATCGTCAGACCTCGGCCATGTTTGAACTTCACAAAGAGAGGCCCCTACACTGGCCACCCTACGAGCCTTACACTCTGAAAGCCACAGCCAATCCTAAGGGTACTATATACATCTTTATTATCCCCAGCCATAgacagagggatattgtttttgcgttgtccgtccgtctttccgtccgtccgtcagtccatctggagccatatcttgggagtgctttgggggatttcattgaaacttggtatgagtatatatatggataagaggatgatgctcgccaaatggcattgtacaccatctgttaataacggagtaatgaccctttgtatcttgaaaaattgcttttttgagtgtcaaatataacatttttgtgtccagaagcatattggcgggggatatcaattcaacgaatctGCTTGTTTCATGAAGAATATGAGCACTTCGCTCTCAATGCCACAGCCAATCCTAAGGGTactgtgtacatatttattttaagtattatatgAGCACTTCGCTCTCAAAGCCACTGCCAATCCTAAGGGTactgtgtacatatttattataagtattatatgAGCACTACGCTCTCAATGCCACTGCCAATCCTAAGGGTactgtgtacatatttattttaagtattatatgAGCACTACGCTCTCAATGCCACAGCCAATCCTAAGGGTACTATGTACATCTTTATTTCAAGTATTATATGAGCACTACGCTCTCAATGCCACAGCCAATCCTAAGGGTACTATGTACATCTTTATTTCAAGTATTATATGAACACTACGCTCTCAATGCCACTGCCAATCTTAAGGGTACTATGTACatctttatttcaagtaaaatatGAGAACCGCTCTCAATGCCACTGCCAATCCTAAGGGTACTATGTACATCTTTATTTCAAGTGCAATGGCAATTTGAGAGAAACCTCTGTATTGTTTGCATATTAATATGTAGTCGAATGAGAGCATACTGagctgcgctctgggaaaacggggcttaatgcatgtctgtaaattgtcgtcccagattagcctgtgtggtctgcacaagctaatcaggggctgcactttccacctaaactaaaTTCCTATCTCAAGAGAAATCAATTTAAtggaaaataccattaaagcggaaaactattatcactgattagcctgtgcattttgcacaggcttatctgggatgacaaaaTACGCTGATGCGTTAAGACCAGTTTTTCCGAGAGCAAGGGTTTACCAGAAATGTCTGACTCCCTAACTCCACAGCCGATCCTGGGTAATGTGAAgtctctttaaaacaaaaatcctgtctaaggggaaagtgttttccctgattagcatgtgcggaattcacaggcttatctgggatgacactgtacactGATGAATTAAGCACGGCTAATTTTGTTTAGTTTACATCAATTTTAATCTGTATAATAGCATTCATATTACTTGACACTACAAGAGTGACTGAGACTAGTTCTGAGAAAATCGTGtattatatacttttatattttgtgttttcagAGTATGATGTTGTTGACAAACCAGCCTGTGATAGTGATGATGACTTTGAAATTGTTGATTATTGAACAACATTCTACAGCAAACAGCAGATTCCGCTATGTTAAATTCATTCAGTGGACTTTGAATTTACTAAAACATGAACAATAGAACACACTAGAACTGAATTATCATTGTTATGCAATATGCATTTAAGATGGAGGTATGTTTGTGGATTCCAAAACAAGCATTTGTGGacaaaccgtttcaaaaaaatgttattcataGCATTATTTGTTACAAGTATTGTATTTGCACACCTCTGTTCCTTGCTGTTAAAATAAGACATTTGCATTTTAAGCTTGATTATTCACGGAATAGTccgagctatactactcgccaaAATGTCTGCAACAGCATCCGCCTTTTGCTCTGGTCAAGGTACATGCTAAAATTCTCCATACCACAGTTTTCACTACAAGCAATAATTCAAACTTAACACATGAGTGCGGAGTActtgtgtgaggtcactgacgATATTCCATAAAATCAACCTGCAATTGAGCTTAATCATGTCCGTTTTTGTACTAAGAAAATTCTTGTTAATGTGTGTATGCACTTGAGCTGCTCCATGTATCTAATCTAGTACATTATATTGAAATTGAACTTTACATCTGTGTTCAAGATTATGAACGTTCACTGACTAAGACCTATAACTTTGACCTTCCTTTAAGCATGATTATTTCCCCTGCTGTACTAAGGTtaatttttgagtgcaagttGAAATTCaagttaaagttgttgttgtgcTATGTTTTACCTCTATTGCCACACATTGTCATAAAATGATGTGAATCCTTGCGCTCTTTTGCGGACTTGACACTGTTGTTAATAATTGAACATGAATAGTGAAAATAACTAAAATAGTATAATTGATGTAtgataaaatgattatttaacagTGTTTTTGTGCTCCAACACAGGGGTCTTTCTCACATTAATTGGACTTGCCTGTTGGCCGGTCTAATATGGTATGTAAGCTGTGGACTCTTCCAAATATATCACTGTAGTGAACGCATTGTTAAATAAgctaaaatattatatatcattCACTGCttgagaaataaaaataataagcaaCTTAAAAGAAGAGATATTTTTTATGTTAGAAGAACATACAAAGTTGAATACCCAATAGCAATAGCTAGACATTGATGAAACTGggctttaaatattgaatattacaGTTGCAAACGTACGGGAGAAAAATAAAGTTATCTTgtataaataacatattaatcAAAAAAGCATGCTTATGTGTTGCTTCCATGTTATAGACTTCTCTTTGttaatttatgtacatgtatgtatgcacTTAAAAATCAGCCCTGCATATCAATGCATTGCTTCAAAGGCATGTTGTGAATGTTTGTACTATGTTTGTTATATGCAATATTTGCTTACTGTTAAATATATGTGATGTTATAgtgaacttaaaaaaataaatatataattgaaccttatattattgtttaagttgtattttttagctcgtctattatatatgaaatatatatagtagagctatcctactcaccccggcgtcggcgttcccgtgtG
Encoded here:
- the LOC127833470 gene encoding cysteine protease ATG4B-like isoform X2, with amino-acid sequence MAYFEDPISDATFTYESGPLSYTDFPHTDEPVFILGEQYSVLYDLAEIRDDVTSRLWFTYRRGFPNIGGTGPSCDTGWGCMLRCGQMMLAQALVNRHLGRGWRWHSSSSKDERYRRILEMFMDKKSSYFSIHQIASMGVSEGKTVGQWFGPNTVAQVLKKLVVYDEWSSLAVHVAMDNSVIMDDIKCLCKCKHGDDLGKCSIRQGSKRHQAGQRRQDRDYISFTTSSDTSSSALNSPPEHSPRSVDLGTWKPLLLFIPLRLGLTDTNVVYVESLKKCLSLKQSIGMIGGKPNHAHWFIGYMGDELVYLDPHTTQMVVEADDINISDESYHCQYSSRMKILDLDPSIALGFYCSTEADFEDLCGDLRQFVTNRQTSAMFELHKERPLHWPPYEPYTLKATANPKEYDVVDKPACDSDDDFEIVDY
- the LOC127833470 gene encoding cysteine protease ATG4B-like isoform X1 — encoded protein: MAYFEDPISDGIFAATFTYESGPLSYTDFPHTDEPVFILGEQYSVLYDLAEIRDDVTSRLWFTYRRGFPNIGGTGPSCDTGWGCMLRCGQMMLAQALVNRHLGRGWRWHSSSSKDERYRRILEMFMDKKSSYFSIHQIASMGVSEGKTVGQWFGPNTVAQVLKKLVVYDEWSSLAVHVAMDNSVIMDDIKCLCKCKHGDDLGKCSIRQGSKRHQAGQRRQDRDYISFTTSSDTSSSALNSPPEHSPRSVDLGTWKPLLLFIPLRLGLTDTNVVYVESLKKCLSLKQSIGMIGGKPNHAHWFIGYMGDELVYLDPHTTQMVVEADDINISDESYHCQYSSRMKILDLDPSIALGFYCSTEADFEDLCGDLRQFVTNRQTSAMFELHKERPLHWPPYEPYTLKATANPKEYDVVDKPACDSDDDFEIVDY